One Salmo trutta chromosome 12, fSalTru1.1, whole genome shotgun sequence genomic region harbors:
- the LOC115203638 gene encoding uncharacterized protein LOC115203638 isoform X2, producing MSCSAYNCKNRGHDTYDKNNQLRAKKVRLHRFPLSDAKRLKKWLHQTRLKAWKPTKSSRLCSEHFEEKYLITPSTGRGVRLRNDAIPTIFSFPSQFQKKKTAGTRKRVTLFPDDRVPEDVSSLPAEPKCSAESTRLKKTPSYLNHSIWHPSRFHDDYCVPQSIDWAVKDKPNEVPPSALQKQGLIFIPKLAIRINSALGDLKKLTGQLIFYRPLGVSLDPVTKSLVDRLVSDLVKDHPDRWDVYLAARVFSFCCKEHPTTRQIPLSLLRCGGTQSVPTSPRKLPDNGIKGRTFVILEAQPPQREVRVECSQCSQWSTVTQDSELKRYEEMKLGDEDYTHTCVSCRVAMSCRVALEVMRG from the exons ATGTCATGTTCAGCTTACAACTGTAAGAATAGAGGACATGATACATATGATAAAAATAATCAGTTGCGTGCCAAAAAAGTTAGGCTTCACAG ATTTCCGCTGAGTGACGCCAAAAGACTAAAAAAGTGGCTCCATCAGACGAGACTGAAAGCCTGGAAGCCAACCAAAAGCTCCAGACTGTGTTCCGAGCATTTCGAGGAGAAGTACCTGATAACACCCTCCACTGGACGTGGTGTTCGTTTACGTAATGATGCCATTCCAACTATATTTTCCTTTCCTAGTCAGTTCCAAAAAAAG AAAACAGCGGGAACGAGGAAAAGAGTAACCTTG TTTCCCGATGATCGTGTTCCTGAGGATGTGTCATCACTACCAGCTGAGCCAAAGTG CTCTGCAGAGTCAACACGGTTGAAGAAGACTCCCAGTTACTTAAACCACAGTATATGGCACCCAAGTCGTTTCCATGACGACTACTGTGTACCACAG aGTATTGACTGGGCTGTGAAAGATAAACCAAATGAA GTCCCACCTTCAGCTTTACAAAAGCAAGGGCTGATCTTTATCCCCAAGCTCGCAATCAGG ATCAACTCGGCTTTGGGTGATCTGAAGAAACTGacaggccaactcatattctacCGTCCTCTGGGAGTGTCATTGGATCCAGTAACAAAGTCCCTTGTAGACCG GTTGGTGTCAGATTTGGTGAAAGACCATCCTGATCGTTGGGATGTTTACCTGGCTGCCAGGGTGTTCAGCTTCTGCTGCAAAGAGCACCCCACCACTAGACAAATACCCCTGTCTCTACTGCGCTGCGGAGGGACTCAGTCTGTCCCCACCTCACCAAGAAAGCTGCCT GACAATGGGATAAAAGGAAGGACCTTTGTCATACTAGAGGCCCAGCCACCTCAAAGGGAAGTCCGTGTGGAGTGCAGTCAGTGCAGTCAATGGAGCACGGTCACTCAGGACTCTGAGCTGAAGAGATATGAGGAGATGAAACTTGGGGATGAGGACTACACCCACACCTGTGTGAGCTGCAGGGTGGCCATGAGCTGCAGGGTGGCCCTGGAGGTCATGAGGGGTTAG
- the LOC115203638 gene encoding uncharacterized protein LOC115203638 isoform X1: MSCSAYNCKNRGHDTYDKNNQLRAKKVRLHRFPLSDAKRLKKWLHQTRLKAWKPTKSSRLCSEHFEEKYLITPSTGRGVRLRNDAIPTIFSFPSQFQKKKTAGTRKRVTLFPDDRVPEDVSSLPAEPKCSAESTRLKKTPSYLNHSIWHPSRFHDDYCVPQSIDWAVKDKPNEVPPSALQKQGLIFIPKLAIRIKNKWDWLTMEVKGPFPETQIGHRFVLTVMDYYSKWLEAYPMKTCTSKEIAQIISDLISRFGFPVGILCCLGVMLTVEINSALGDLKKLTGQLIFYRPLGVSLDPVTKSLVDRLVSDLVKDHPDRWDVYLAARVFSFCCKEHPTTRQIPLSLLRCGGTQSVPTSPRKLPDNGIKGRTFVILEAQPPQREVRVECSQCSQWSTVTQDSELKRYEEMKLGDEDYTHTCVSCRVAMSCRVALEVMRG; the protein is encoded by the exons ATGTCATGTTCAGCTTACAACTGTAAGAATAGAGGACATGATACATATGATAAAAATAATCAGTTGCGTGCCAAAAAAGTTAGGCTTCACAG ATTTCCGCTGAGTGACGCCAAAAGACTAAAAAAGTGGCTCCATCAGACGAGACTGAAAGCCTGGAAGCCAACCAAAAGCTCCAGACTGTGTTCCGAGCATTTCGAGGAGAAGTACCTGATAACACCCTCCACTGGACGTGGTGTTCGTTTACGTAATGATGCCATTCCAACTATATTTTCCTTTCCTAGTCAGTTCCAAAAAAAG AAAACAGCGGGAACGAGGAAAAGAGTAACCTTG TTTCCCGATGATCGTGTTCCTGAGGATGTGTCATCACTACCAGCTGAGCCAAAGTG CTCTGCAGAGTCAACACGGTTGAAGAAGACTCCCAGTTACTTAAACCACAGTATATGGCACCCAAGTCGTTTCCATGACGACTACTGTGTACCACAG aGTATTGACTGGGCTGTGAAAGATAAACCAAATGAA GTCCCACCTTCAGCTTTACAAAAGCAAGGGCTGATCTTTATCCCCAAGCTCGCAATCAGG ATCAAGAACAAATGGGATTGGCTGACAATGGAAGTGAAGGGGCCATTTCCAGAGACCCAAATTGGACATAGATTTGTACTAACTGTAATGGACTACTACTCCAAATGGTTGGAAGCCTACCCCATGAAGACCTGCACCAGTAAAGAGATTGCTCAAATCATTTCTGACCTCATCTCTCGCTTTGGCTTCCCTGTTGGAATCCTGTGTTGTTTGGGTGTAATGCTGACTGTAGAG ATCAACTCGGCTTTGGGTGATCTGAAGAAACTGacaggccaactcatattctacCGTCCTCTGGGAGTGTCATTGGATCCAGTAACAAAGTCCCTTGTAGACCG GTTGGTGTCAGATTTGGTGAAAGACCATCCTGATCGTTGGGATGTTTACCTGGCTGCCAGGGTGTTCAGCTTCTGCTGCAAAGAGCACCCCACCACTAGACAAATACCCCTGTCTCTACTGCGCTGCGGAGGGACTCAGTCTGTCCCCACCTCACCAAGAAAGCTGCCT GACAATGGGATAAAAGGAAGGACCTTTGTCATACTAGAGGCCCAGCCACCTCAAAGGGAAGTCCGTGTGGAGTGCAGTCAGTGCAGTCAATGGAGCACGGTCACTCAGGACTCTGAGCTGAAGAGATATGAGGAGATGAAACTTGGGGATGAGGACTACACCCACACCTGTGTGAGCTGCAGGGTGGCCATGAGCTGCAGGGTGGCCCTGGAGGTCATGAGGGGTTAG
- the LOC115203638 gene encoding uncharacterized protein LOC115203638 isoform X3 has translation MMPFQLYFPFLVSSKKKKTAGTRKRVTLFPDDRVPEDVSSLPAEPKCSAESTRLKKTPSYLNHSIWHPSRFHDDYCVPQSIDWAVKDKPNEVPPSALQKQGLIFIPKLAIRIKNKWDWLTMEVKGPFPETQIGHRFVLTVMDYYSKWLEAYPMKTCTSKEIAQIISDLISRFGFPVGILCCLGVMLTVEINSALGDLKKLTGQLIFYRPLGVSLDPVTKSLVDRLVSDLVKDHPDRWDVYLAARVFSFCCKEHPTTRQIPLSLLRCGGTQSVPTSPRKLPDNGIKGRTFVILEAQPPQREVRVECSQCSQWSTVTQDSELKRYEEMKLGDEDYTHTCVSCRVAMSCRVALEVMRG, from the exons ATGATGCCATTCCAACTATATTTTCCTTTCCTAGTCAGTTCCAAAAAAA AGAAAACAGCGGGAACGAGGAAAAGAGTAACCTTG TTTCCCGATGATCGTGTTCCTGAGGATGTGTCATCACTACCAGCTGAGCCAAAGTG CTCTGCAGAGTCAACACGGTTGAAGAAGACTCCCAGTTACTTAAACCACAGTATATGGCACCCAAGTCGTTTCCATGACGACTACTGTGTACCACAG aGTATTGACTGGGCTGTGAAAGATAAACCAAATGAA GTCCCACCTTCAGCTTTACAAAAGCAAGGGCTGATCTTTATCCCCAAGCTCGCAATCAGG ATCAAGAACAAATGGGATTGGCTGACAATGGAAGTGAAGGGGCCATTTCCAGAGACCCAAATTGGACATAGATTTGTACTAACTGTAATGGACTACTACTCCAAATGGTTGGAAGCCTACCCCATGAAGACCTGCACCAGTAAAGAGATTGCTCAAATCATTTCTGACCTCATCTCTCGCTTTGGCTTCCCTGTTGGAATCCTGTGTTGTTTGGGTGTAATGCTGACTGTAGAG ATCAACTCGGCTTTGGGTGATCTGAAGAAACTGacaggccaactcatattctacCGTCCTCTGGGAGTGTCATTGGATCCAGTAACAAAGTCCCTTGTAGACCG GTTGGTGTCAGATTTGGTGAAAGACCATCCTGATCGTTGGGATGTTTACCTGGCTGCCAGGGTGTTCAGCTTCTGCTGCAAAGAGCACCCCACCACTAGACAAATACCCCTGTCTCTACTGCGCTGCGGAGGGACTCAGTCTGTCCCCACCTCACCAAGAAAGCTGCCT GACAATGGGATAAAAGGAAGGACCTTTGTCATACTAGAGGCCCAGCCACCTCAAAGGGAAGTCCGTGTGGAGTGCAGTCAGTGCAGTCAATGGAGCACGGTCACTCAGGACTCTGAGCTGAAGAGATATGAGGAGATGAAACTTGGGGATGAGGACTACACCCACACCTGTGTGAGCTGCAGGGTGGCCATGAGCTGCAGGGTGGCCCTGGAGGTCATGAGGGGTTAG